A single region of the Deltaproteobacteria bacterium genome encodes:
- a CDS encoding TlyA family RNA methyltransferase: protein MPARERVDLLLVARGLAPSREKAQALILAGRVYSGDRRVDKAGHRLPVDVSLQVREGLPYVGRGGLKLEAALDRFGVDPAGKRCLDVGASTGGFTDCLLQRDAAHVFAVDVGYGQLAWKLRSDVRVTVLERTNFRTISDDVLPHDLELAVVDVSFISLRLILPRLRVFLRNGADAVVLVKPQFEAGRKNVGKGGIVRDLRVRREALAGILAAAAEEGFGIRGSMECPVPGADGNVEFLAHLTKVLSDGSSG, encoded by the coding sequence ATGCCGGCCCGTGAGAGAGTGGATCTGCTGCTCGTAGCCAGGGGCCTCGCGCCGAGCAGGGAGAAAGCTCAGGCGCTGATCCTCGCCGGCCGGGTCTACTCCGGCGACAGGAGAGTGGATAAAGCCGGGCACCGCCTGCCGGTGGACGTTTCGCTCCAGGTCCGGGAAGGGCTGCCCTACGTGGGGCGCGGAGGGCTGAAGCTTGAAGCCGCCCTGGACCGGTTCGGTGTCGACCCTGCGGGGAAACGGTGTCTTGATGTGGGGGCATCAACCGGAGGTTTTACGGATTGTCTTCTTCAGAGGGATGCGGCCCATGTTTTCGCGGTGGATGTCGGGTATGGCCAGCTGGCATGGAAGCTGCGGTCCGACGTCCGGGTAACTGTCCTTGAAAGGACCAATTTTCGGACCATCTCCGACGATGTCCTGCCCCATGATCTTGAATTGGCGGTGGTGGATGTGTCCTTTATTTCACTGAGGCTCATACTTCCCCGCCTGCGGGTGTTTCTTCGAAACGGTGCGGACGCGGTTGTCCTGGTGAAGCCCCAGTTTGAAGCTGGAAGGAAAAATGTCGGGAAAGGCGGGATAGTCAGGGACCTCAGGGTTCGTCGGGAAGCCCTGGCCGGCATCCTTGCGGCGGCGGCGGAGGAGGGGTTCGGGATTCGGGGATCCATGGAGTGCCCTGTTCCCGGAGCGGACGGCAACGTGGAGTTCCTGGCGCATTTAACTAAGGTGTTATCGGATGGTTCATCCGGTTAA
- the recN gene encoding DNA repair protein RecN, whose translation MLKRLDIKGFALIDELSLPFGAGLTVLTGETGAGKSIIVDALQAVLGEKTDTAVIRSGENSAIIDGVFRVPEAMYDLVEPGSDGELSVHREIPVEGRSRAFVNGSSMPLSRLRTLGDGLVDLHGQHEHQTLLKVAAHLQALDAFAGLEEKRAQHEETFRRKAEISRKIRHIEEKGRENLARTDYLNFVVHELEAASIDADEEDALRGEEKVLASAGKLQSAAANVLEAVYQSDGSLADGVGGAASSLRGLLNVDARLGEIVDLLDNSRAQIEEAAHLLRKYAGMVQADPQRLDMISGRLALIEDMKRKYGPTVKDVLAFYHGAIRELDEMETGQESEDALRAEENRLGEILVKSARDLSAGRRAAASRLEKRVLAELADLAMERIRFKVDFEDVPHFEKGTDLVEFLISTNPGEPLMPLRKIASGGELSRVMLALKTILAHTDGVPTLVFDEVDSGIGGRTSGILGRKLKEISGHHQVLCITHLAPVAACADRHIMVEKVEHGGRAVIRARFLDGDERVGELARMIGGMELTAAIVSSAREMLEEFNG comes from the coding sequence ATGCTGAAGCGACTCGACATCAAAGGGTTCGCCCTGATTGATGAACTCTCCCTCCCCTTTGGCGCGGGGCTGACGGTCCTTACCGGTGAGACGGGCGCCGGCAAGTCGATCATTGTGGATGCCCTTCAGGCCGTTCTTGGTGAAAAGACGGATACTGCCGTCATCCGGTCGGGGGAGAACTCAGCCATTATTGACGGCGTCTTCCGGGTCCCGGAGGCCATGTATGATCTGGTCGAACCCGGATCAGACGGGGAACTGTCGGTCCACCGGGAAATACCGGTGGAGGGAAGAAGCCGGGCTTTCGTCAACGGCTCATCCATGCCCCTGTCCAGGCTCAGGACATTGGGGGACGGCCTCGTGGACCTTCACGGCCAACATGAGCACCAGACCCTCCTCAAGGTAGCCGCCCATCTACAGGCTCTCGATGCTTTCGCCGGCCTGGAGGAAAAGAGGGCTCAGCACGAAGAGACCTTCCGGCGAAAGGCGGAGATCAGCAGAAAAATCCGTCATATCGAGGAGAAGGGGAGGGAGAACCTGGCACGGACAGACTATCTGAATTTCGTGGTACATGAACTCGAGGCTGCCTCTATCGACGCTGATGAGGAGGATGCGCTCAGGGGAGAGGAAAAGGTTCTCGCTTCGGCCGGGAAACTCCAATCCGCGGCCGCCAACGTCCTGGAGGCTGTATATCAGTCGGACGGTTCCCTTGCCGATGGGGTCGGTGGGGCGGCTTCCAGTCTGCGGGGTCTTCTGAATGTCGACGCGAGGCTGGGAGAAATTGTTGACCTTCTGGACAATTCCCGGGCGCAGATCGAGGAGGCGGCGCACCTTCTGAGGAAATATGCCGGGATGGTTCAGGCAGACCCCCAGCGGCTGGACATGATTTCCGGAAGGTTGGCCCTCATCGAGGATATGAAAAGGAAATATGGCCCAACGGTGAAAGATGTCCTTGCCTTCTATCATGGGGCTATACGGGAACTGGATGAGATGGAAACGGGCCAGGAGAGCGAGGACGCACTCAGGGCCGAGGAAAACAGGCTGGGTGAAATCCTGGTGAAATCAGCCCGGGATCTGAGCGCCGGAAGACGGGCCGCCGCCTCCAGGCTTGAGAAAAGGGTTCTGGCCGAACTGGCCGACCTGGCAATGGAACGGATCAGGTTCAAGGTCGACTTTGAGGATGTCCCTCATTTCGAGAAGGGCACGGACCTCGTGGAATTTCTTATTTCCACCAACCCGGGAGAGCCCCTTATGCCCCTGCGGAAGATAGCCTCGGGCGGGGAGCTTTCCAGGGTGATGCTGGCTCTCAAAACGATCCTGGCCCACACGGATGGGGTTCCCACACTGGTTTTTGACGAGGTTGATTCGGGCATCGGGGGACGCACCTCCGGCATACTCGGCAGGAAACTCAAGGAAATATCCGGCCACCACCAGGTCCTGTGCATTACCCACCTTGCTCCAGTTGCCGCCTGCGCGGATCGTCACATCATGGTCGAGAAGGTGGAGCATGGGGGACGAGCCGTCATCCGGGCAAGGTTTCTTGATGGGGATGAGAGGGTAGGGGAACTGGCACGGATGATCGGTGGTATGGAACTGACCGCGGCCATTGTGAGTTCGGCGAGGGAAATGCTGGAGGAATTCAATGGGTAA
- the secA gene encoding preprotein translocase subunit SecA, with the protein MLSAIGKKIFGSRNERELKRVAAIVDRVNSLENSIRTLDDDALRSKTGQFKERVEKGESLDDLLPEAFAVVRETAHRTLNMRHFDVQIIGGVFLHEGTITEMKTGEGKTLVATLAVYLNSLTGHGVHVVTVNDYLATRDSEWMGNIYSFLGLTVGIIRHDMGDVGRKAAYAADVTYGTNNEFGFDYLRDNMKFSLEDYVQRELNFAIVDEVDSILVDEARTPLIISGPAEESTDKYYTVDKIIPRLRPEVHYTIDEKARSVMLTEDGVANTERLLGVENLYEPGNIEINHHVQQALKAHVLFKRDVDYVVKDGQVIIVDEFTGRLMEGRRYSDGLHQALEAKEGVKIESENQTLASITFQNYFRMYNKLSGMTGTADTEAAEFKKIYNLDVLVMPTHLPMIRQDNPDVIFRTRKELNEAVGEEIADLHRRGQPVLVGTASIENSELLSRMLKRAGVPHHVLNAKHHEREAEIVAQAGRLGAVTIATNMAGRGTDIVLGGNPESLARNKSGGDTEGEEYQRLLEEFKSICEDERQRVLEAGGLHILGTERHESRRIDNQLRGRSGRQGDPGSSRFYISLEDDLMRIFGSERISGLMERLGMTEGQPIENSMVTKAIENAQRKVEGHNFDIREHLLEYDDVMNQQREVVYGQRRNILGSEDLSDWVMEMADEIIEEAMDIYVDPKDYIEDWDLDGLGDRILSIFGFRPDMEEAKNGRDALGESIVKTAHARYEERESEFGSELMRRLEKIFLLQVLDAQWKDHLYNMDQLREGIGLRGYGQRDPLSEYKIEGYEMFETMMTRARDETVTTLYMVQVTSEEEDLPQRKKQRIQLGRGESGGERAKPGTVRRKEAKIGRNAPCPCGSGKKYKKCCGSVA; encoded by the coding sequence ATGCTCAGCGCCATAGGAAAAAAGATATTTGGGAGCAGGAACGAAAGGGAGCTGAAAAGGGTTGCGGCCATCGTTGATCGGGTCAACAGCCTGGAAAATTCCATCAGGACCCTGGACGACGACGCGCTCCGCTCAAAGACCGGACAGTTCAAGGAGAGGGTCGAAAAGGGTGAGTCCCTGGATGACCTTCTTCCCGAGGCCTTTGCGGTGGTCCGTGAGACCGCGCACAGGACACTGAACATGAGACATTTCGATGTCCAGATCATCGGGGGTGTTTTCCTGCATGAGGGCACTATCACGGAGATGAAGACCGGTGAGGGGAAGACCCTGGTCGCTACCCTGGCTGTCTATCTTAATTCTCTGACCGGTCATGGAGTCCACGTCGTGACTGTCAACGATTACCTTGCCACCCGGGATAGTGAGTGGATGGGTAATATATACAGCTTCCTGGGGTTGACCGTGGGGATTATACGGCATGATATGGGCGATGTCGGGAGAAAGGCCGCCTATGCCGCGGATGTAACCTACGGAACGAACAATGAGTTCGGTTTCGACTATCTCCGGGACAACATGAAATTCAGCCTCGAGGACTACGTCCAGAGGGAGTTGAATTTCGCCATCGTCGACGAGGTCGACAGTATCCTTGTTGACGAAGCCAGGACTCCTCTCATCATCTCCGGTCCTGCCGAGGAATCCACCGACAAGTACTACACTGTTGACAAAATAATCCCGCGACTGAGGCCGGAGGTGCATTACACGATCGACGAAAAGGCCAGAAGCGTGATGCTCACCGAGGATGGCGTGGCGAACACGGAGAGACTCCTGGGGGTGGAGAACCTCTACGAACCGGGAAACATCGAGATCAACCACCACGTCCAACAGGCCTTAAAGGCCCATGTTCTTTTCAAAAGGGACGTGGATTATGTTGTAAAGGATGGACAGGTCATTATCGTGGATGAATTCACGGGGCGCCTCATGGAGGGGCGGCGATACAGCGATGGTCTGCATCAGGCCCTGGAGGCCAAAGAGGGGGTGAAAATCGAGAGTGAGAACCAGACCCTCGCATCCATCACTTTCCAGAACTATTTCAGGATGTACAATAAACTTTCGGGAATGACGGGCACCGCCGATACCGAGGCCGCCGAATTCAAGAAGATCTACAATCTCGACGTGCTGGTGATGCCCACCCATCTGCCGATGATCAGGCAGGACAACCCCGACGTCATATTCCGGACGAGAAAAGAGCTCAACGAAGCCGTGGGGGAGGAAATCGCGGACCTTCACCGTCGGGGTCAACCTGTCCTGGTGGGTACCGCCTCCATCGAAAATTCCGAACTCCTTTCCAGGATGCTCAAACGGGCGGGGGTCCCCCATCACGTTCTTAACGCCAAGCACCATGAGAGAGAGGCCGAGATCGTGGCTCAGGCCGGCCGGCTGGGTGCGGTTACCATTGCCACAAACATGGCCGGGAGGGGGACGGATATCGTCCTCGGGGGAAACCCCGAATCCCTTGCCAGGAACAAATCCGGCGGCGACACGGAAGGGGAGGAGTATCAGCGGCTGCTCGAGGAGTTCAAATCCATCTGCGAGGATGAAAGGCAGAGGGTTCTGGAGGCCGGGGGGCTCCATATCCTGGGCACGGAACGGCACGAGAGCAGGCGGATCGATAACCAGCTCAGGGGACGGTCCGGGCGTCAGGGCGACCCGGGAAGCTCGCGTTTCTATATCAGCCTGGAGGACGATCTCATGAGGATCTTCGGGTCTGAAAGGATCTCCGGTCTGATGGAGAGGCTGGGGATGACCGAAGGGCAGCCCATTGAAAACAGCATGGTCACCAAGGCCATCGAGAATGCCCAGCGGAAGGTCGAGGGGCATAACTTTGATATCCGCGAGCATCTGCTCGAGTATGACGATGTAATGAACCAGCAGCGGGAGGTGGTTTACGGCCAGAGGCGCAACATCCTGGGATCCGAGGACCTCTCCGACTGGGTCATGGAGATGGCGGACGAGATCATCGAAGAGGCAATGGATATTTACGTTGATCCCAAGGACTATATCGAAGATTGGGACCTCGACGGGCTTGGTGACCGCATCTTATCTATCTTCGGTTTCCGGCCCGATATGGAGGAGGCGAAGAACGGGAGGGATGCTCTCGGGGAATCCATCGTTAAGACCGCTCACGCCAGGTACGAGGAGAGAGAGTCGGAGTTCGGGAGCGAACTCATGCGCCGGCTGGAAAAGATATTCCTCCTCCAGGTCCTGGATGCCCAATGGAAGGACCACCTTTACAATATGGACCAGCTCAGGGAGGGGATAGGGCTACGGGGCTATGGACAGAGGGACCCCCTTTCGGAATACAAGATCGAGGGGTATGAAATGTTCGAGACGATGATGACCCGTGCCAGGGACGAGACCGTCACGACACTCTACATGGTCCAGGTTACCAGCGAGGAGGAGGATCTTCCTCAAAGGAAGAAACAGAGGATTCAGCTTGGCCGAGGTGAATCGGGCGGGGAGAGAGCCAAGCCCGGTACGGTGAGAAGAAAAGAGGCAAAAATCGGCCGCAATGCCCCGTGCCCGTGCGGATCCGGAAAGAAATATAAAAAATGCTGTGGTTCAGTGGCCTAG
- a CDS encoding TldD/PmbA family protein, whose protein sequence is MQHKLQILAERIREVALTSGAEDAEAIVRFIDSSRIEVKDGTIEGSRRNRETSTAVRVLVGNRPGFAYVTDPDDGAIKGMAEDAVEGAKLVPSGDENRFSTATEEGTVGNIFHCAGFEAPLNRKIDMACSMEASAMAAHPAITTVYKPSYTEQYRVTAISSGGMVWSYEDTLFSVGVQAVAESDSGSQTGYDYQVCRNSSDLEPDAVGSRAGLEAGGLLGGGPPETGEYPALIPAKVTVGLLEVLASSFSADEIQKGRSGLTGKMGRQIFSPMISLADKGLLPGGVGSVPFDDERVCPISRLLVDGGVMAGCFHTIRTGGKEGKESTGNGFRGSLSSVPSPGATNLILGSGESPAEKSLPPGVALQIEDLMGLHTVDRVSGDFSLGASGYIIRGGERMEPFRNAVVSGNLFQLFSRVLAVGNDLKFYGSTGAPTLLVESIIVSGR, encoded by the coding sequence ATGCAACACAAGCTGCAAATTCTGGCTGAAAGGATAAGAGAGGTAGCCCTTACCTCGGGCGCGGAGGATGCGGAGGCCATTGTGCGGTTCATCGATTCCTCCCGCATCGAGGTGAAGGATGGAACCATAGAGGGCTCACGCCGCAACCGCGAGACCTCTACGGCTGTCCGTGTATTGGTGGGAAACAGGCCCGGGTTCGCCTACGTGACCGACCCTGATGACGGGGCTATAAAGGGGATGGCGGAGGACGCCGTAGAGGGGGCTAAACTCGTACCTTCGGGAGATGAGAACCGTTTTTCCACCGCGACCGAAGAAGGAACCGTCGGGAACATTTTCCATTGCGCCGGGTTTGAGGCGCCTTTGAACCGGAAGATTGATATGGCATGCTCCATGGAAGCCTCAGCCATGGCCGCCCACCCGGCGATAACGACGGTCTACAAGCCATCATATACCGAGCAATATCGGGTTACGGCAATTTCGTCGGGGGGGATGGTGTGGTCCTACGAGGACACTCTGTTCTCCGTGGGGGTCCAGGCCGTAGCCGAGAGCGATTCCGGCTCCCAGACCGGTTACGATTACCAGGTCTGCCGGAACTCGTCGGACCTGGAGCCTGATGCCGTCGGGTCGAGGGCCGGATTGGAGGCCGGCGGCCTTCTTGGCGGCGGCCCTCCGGAAACAGGTGAATATCCTGCGCTTATTCCCGCAAAGGTCACGGTGGGCCTGCTTGAGGTGCTGGCATCATCCTTCTCCGCCGACGAGATACAGAAAGGCCGATCCGGTCTGACGGGCAAAATGGGACGGCAGATCTTCTCGCCCATGATCAGTCTCGCCGATAAGGGGCTGTTGCCGGGGGGAGTGGGAAGTGTTCCCTTCGATGACGAGAGGGTCTGCCCGATATCCAGGTTGCTGGTGGATGGTGGAGTGATGGCCGGGTGTTTCCATACCATCAGGACAGGAGGCAAGGAGGGGAAAGAGTCCACCGGAAACGGTTTCAGGGGGTCCTTGTCGTCGGTTCCATCTCCGGGGGCCACGAACCTGATCCTGGGATCCGGGGAAAGTCCCGCAGAAAAGTCCCTTCCCCCGGGCGTAGCTCTTCAGATCGAGGATCTGATGGGTCTGCACACCGTTGACCGGGTATCGGGGGATTTCTCCCTCGGTGCTTCGGGATACATCATCAGGGGTGGAGAAAGGATGGAACCGTTCAGAAACGCGGTTGTAAGCGGCAACCTTTTTCAGCTCTTTTCCAGGGTCCTTGCCGTTGGAAACGATCTCAAATTTTACGGATCTACGGGCGCTCCTACGCTTTTAGTGGAATCGATTATCGTATCCGGAAGGTGA
- a CDS encoding M23 family metallopeptidase — MVVPDETTRVRRYQIPKLFVRGVLFFSLIVMAGLAYLLTDYYSVKKMVSDVDRLRLETRQQKKQLLTFAKDIDDIRTEMNRLRHFDTKLRVMANLDSVVYPEQIMGIGGENPEPFNPMDSEVTFQDQALLKGMTNELSRVKAEADIQERSFQELMEYLEDQKSLLASTPSIWPVRGWTTSGFGYRTSPFTGRREMHRGVDVATRTGTPIIAPADGVVVFAGREGGFGNLVVLDHGYGIATRYGHCSKLNVKIGQKVKRGDVVGFVGNTGRSTGPHLHYEVAVNGVAVNPMRYILN, encoded by the coding sequence ATGGTAGTGCCGGACGAGACCACCAGGGTCCGCCGGTACCAGATCCCTAAACTGTTTGTACGCGGCGTTCTGTTCTTTTCCCTTATCGTTATGGCCGGGCTGGCGTATCTTTTGACGGATTACTATAGCGTCAAGAAGATGGTCTCGGATGTTGACCGCCTCCGCCTTGAAACCAGGCAGCAGAAGAAACAGCTGCTGACCTTTGCCAAGGACATCGACGATATCCGGACTGAGATGAACCGTCTTCGCCATTTTGACACTAAGCTGCGTGTCATGGCCAACCTGGATTCGGTGGTCTATCCCGAGCAGATCATGGGGATCGGCGGCGAAAATCCGGAGCCGTTCAATCCCATGGATTCGGAGGTGACCTTCCAGGACCAGGCGCTTCTCAAGGGCATGACGAATGAGCTTTCCCGTGTCAAGGCCGAAGCCGATATACAGGAACGAAGCTTCCAGGAATTGATGGAATATCTTGAAGATCAGAAATCGCTCCTGGCCTCCACGCCGTCCATATGGCCCGTTAGAGGATGGACAACCTCCGGTTTTGGGTACAGGACATCCCCGTTTACAGGAAGGCGGGAGATGCACAGGGGGGTCGATGTGGCGACCCGTACGGGAACGCCGATTATTGCACCCGCGGACGGGGTTGTGGTCTTTGCAGGTCGGGAAGGGGGCTTCGGCAACCTTGTTGTTCTCGATCATGGTTATGGGATCGCGACCAGGTATGGCCACTGCTCCAAGCTTAACGTCAAGATCGGCCAGAAGGTCAAACGTGGCGATGTCGTGGGGTTTGTCGGAAACACCGGAAGAAGCACCGGGCCGCACCTTCATTACGAGGTCGCGGTTAACGGGGTGGCCGTTAATCCTATGAGGTATATACTTAATTAG
- a CDS encoding NAD(+)/NADH kinase, producing MNEVKRIGIIAKTTSPHAREVMVKLVPWLMGRNVEITVQEEYEGLSGTLAKAVPRNEVPTGVDIMLVLGGDGTLLSVARLVEGTDIPLLGINLGSMGFLTELGLEELFPALERVLTGKYGIEERMRLKVHLYREGDEIREFKVFNDVVINKGALARIFDLKAFVNGHEVTTYKADGLIVSTPTGSTAYSLSAGGPIVEPTLDVILISPICSHTLTNRPLVVPGSSLVELHLTGDPGKVYLTLDGQEGMSLSGGDRVQVKASSGRVKLIRTGSKTFYDVLGAKLHWGRR from the coding sequence ATGAACGAGGTCAAGCGAATAGGGATTATTGCCAAGACCACCAGCCCCCATGCCCGGGAGGTAATGGTGAAACTGGTTCCGTGGCTCATGGGCAGGAATGTGGAAATCACCGTGCAGGAGGAGTACGAGGGACTGAGCGGGACATTGGCGAAGGCCGTACCGAGAAACGAGGTCCCAACCGGGGTTGACATCATGCTGGTTCTTGGGGGGGACGGCACCCTTCTGTCTGTAGCACGTCTCGTGGAGGGCACCGACATTCCCCTTTTGGGGATTAACCTCGGATCCATGGGATTTCTTACGGAACTTGGATTGGAAGAGCTTTTCCCCGCGCTTGAGCGGGTCCTGACCGGGAAGTACGGGATTGAGGAAAGGATGAGATTGAAGGTTCACCTTTACCGGGAGGGTGACGAGATCCGCGAGTTCAAGGTCTTTAACGACGTGGTTATAAACAAAGGCGCTCTCGCCCGCATCTTCGACCTGAAGGCCTTTGTGAATGGACACGAGGTGACAACCTACAAGGCCGATGGACTAATCGTCAGTACGCCCACGGGATCCACCGCCTACAGCCTGTCCGCCGGGGGGCCGATCGTTGAGCCGACCCTGGACGTTATTCTGATCTCTCCCATATGTTCCCATACCCTGACAAACAGGCCGCTTGTGGTGCCGGGTAGTTCCCTTGTGGAGCTACACCTGACCGGGGATCCTGGAAAGGTCTATCTGACCCTGGATGGGCAGGAAGGAATGAGCCTGTCAGGTGGGGACAGGGTCCAGGTGAAAGCCTCGTCCGGCCGGGTCAAACTGATCAGGACCGGGTCGAAAACCTTCTACGATGTCCTCGGGGCCAAGCTTCACTGGGGAAGGCGGTAG
- a CDS encoding N-acetyltransferase — MGNSGWNIRKARIGDASAIHRLVNGYASAGEMLGRSRSEIYEGIRDFFVAEMDDRIVGCSALHVNWEDLAEVRSLAVEEDYQGHGVGGGLVASCLKEAVEIGISRVYALTYRPEFFEKLGFTRVPKESLPQKIWADCLKCPQFPNCDEHAVIKELN; from the coding sequence ATGGGTAACTCCGGCTGGAATATAAGGAAAGCTCGAATCGGCGATGCCTCGGCCATCCATCGGCTTGTCAACGGATACGCATCCGCGGGAGAGATGCTTGGACGATCCAGGAGCGAGATCTACGAGGGGATAAGGGATTTTTTTGTTGCCGAGATGGATGACCGAATCGTCGGGTGTTCAGCTCTGCATGTGAATTGGGAGGATCTGGCGGAAGTAAGGTCCCTTGCCGTGGAGGAGGATTACCAGGGACATGGGGTGGGCGGCGGCCTGGTTGCATCCTGTCTCAAGGAGGCTGTGGAGATTGGGATCTCCAGGGTCTATGCCTTGACCTATAGGCCGGAGTTTTTCGAGAAACTGGGCTTTACCAGGGTTCCGAAGGAATCTCTTCCCCAGAAAATATGGGCGGACTGTCTCAAGTGCCCTCAATTCCCCAACTGTGACGAACATGCCGTTATTAAGGAATTGAATTGA
- the dxs gene encoding 1-deoxy-D-xylulose-5-phosphate synthase, with the protein MSESDPGKASILDGINSPADLWDLKIPDLERLAGEVREVILDVVSRNGGHLASNLGVVELTIALHYVFRAPEDRIVWDVGHQAYTHKLLTGRRDLFSTLRRKGGISGFPKRKESPYDSFDVGHSGTSLSAALGIAEALERLDKPGKVVAVIGDGSMTAGLALEGLNQAGEHGKRLVVILNDNEMSIAPNVGAMSSYLSRLLTGSIVNRVKRETENFLKNIPKVGEPFLQVARKAEESFKALIYPGMLFEELGYEYIGPIKGHRLDRLVATFRNARRIEGPVLIHVGTEKGKGYGPAEKNPARFHGVGPFDRETGKPIRKTSVPSYTSVFSDALIEAARKDDRIVAITAAMPEGTGLDRFADEYPDRFFDVGIAEQHAVTFAAGLATQGFRPVVAIYSTFLQRAYDQIIHDVCLQGLPVVFAIDRGGLVGEDGPTHNGVFDFSYLRPIPNITIMAPGDESALRDSLATALTMDGPCSFRYPRGTGVGVSLGEPKIWEVGKGKLLREGTDVTLAAAGSSLHPVLDAAMKLKDDGIDAAVIDARFIKPLDSELIFKWGRQSGNIITIEENALMGGFGSAVLEAASDRGESCRIHRLGLPDVFIQQATQAELRADLSIDMDGIIRAVREVLGDAGP; encoded by the coding sequence TTGAGTGAATCCGACCCTGGAAAGGCTTCAATCCTCGACGGGATCAACTCGCCCGCCGACCTTTGGGATCTGAAGATCCCGGATCTGGAACGGCTTGCTGGAGAGGTCCGGGAGGTTATCCTCGATGTGGTTTCCAGAAACGGGGGGCATTTGGCATCCAACCTGGGAGTGGTGGAGTTGACCATTGCCCTGCATTATGTGTTCCGGGCTCCAGAGGACCGGATCGTCTGGGATGTCGGGCATCAGGCCTATACCCACAAACTGTTGACCGGACGAAGGGACCTGTTTTCCACCCTTAGGCGAAAAGGCGGAATCAGCGGTTTTCCAAAAAGGAAAGAGAGCCCCTACGATAGTTTCGACGTTGGTCACAGCGGTACATCTCTTTCGGCCGCTCTTGGCATCGCCGAGGCGCTTGAACGGTTGGACAAGCCCGGCAAGGTCGTTGCGGTGATCGGGGACGGAAGCATGACAGCGGGCCTTGCCCTCGAGGGCCTCAACCAGGCCGGGGAACACGGAAAACGCCTCGTGGTGATCCTTAACGACAATGAGATGTCCATCGCCCCCAATGTCGGTGCAATGTCCTCTTACCTGTCGAGATTACTTACCGGCAGCATTGTCAACAGGGTTAAAAGGGAGACCGAAAACTTCCTGAAGAACATCCCCAAGGTCGGCGAGCCTTTCCTCCAGGTTGCCAGGAAGGCGGAGGAATCGTTCAAGGCCCTGATCTACCCTGGAATGCTGTTCGAGGAACTGGGCTACGAATACATCGGCCCCATAAAGGGGCACCGTCTGGATCGCCTTGTCGCGACCTTTCGGAATGCGCGCAGGATTGAAGGCCCGGTGCTCATCCATGTCGGGACGGAGAAGGGAAAGGGGTACGGGCCCGCCGAGAAGAACCCGGCAAGGTTCCACGGGGTCGGACCTTTCGACCGGGAGACGGGAAAGCCGATCAGGAAGACATCCGTTCCATCATATACGAGTGTATTTTCCGATGCTCTCATCGAGGCGGCGAGGAAGGACGATCGCATTGTCGCAATAACCGCCGCCATGCCGGAAGGTACGGGGTTAGACAGGTTTGCAGATGAATACCCTGACCGTTTTTTCGATGTGGGGATTGCCGAACAGCACGCCGTAACCTTCGCGGCGGGGCTGGCAACACAGGGGTTTCGCCCGGTGGTGGCCATCTACAGCACTTTCCTTCAGAGGGCTTACGATCAGATAATCCACGATGTCTGCCTCCAGGGCCTGCCGGTTGTCTTCGCCATTGACCGGGGAGGGCTGGTGGGTGAGGATGGCCCGACCCATAATGGGGTCTTTGATTTTTCCTACCTCCGTCCGATACCCAATATCACCATTATGGCGCCGGGGGATGAATCGGCGTTAAGGGACTCCCTCGCCACTGCCCTGACCATGGATGGTCCCTGTTCCTTCCGGTATCCCAGGGGAACGGGCGTGGGTGTTTCTCTCGGTGAACCCAAGATCTGGGAGGTAGGCAAGGGCAAGCTCCTCAGGGAAGGGACTGACGTAACTCTGGCCGCTGCCGGATCGAGCCTCCATCCTGTGCTTGATGCAGCTATGAAGCTGAAGGATGATGGAATCGACGCCGCGGTTATTGATGCCCGGTTTATCAAACCCCTTGACAGCGAGTTGATCTTCAAGTGGGGGCGGCAAAGCGGGAATATCATTACCATAGAGGAAAACGCGCTTATGGGCGGGTTCGGGTCAGCGGTTCTGGAGGCAGCCTCGGATAGGGGGGAGAGTTGCAGGATTCACAGACTGGGGCTCCCGGATGTTTTTATACAACAGGCTACCCAGGCGGAGCTCAGGGCAGACCTGAGTATCGATATGGACGGAATCATTCGTGCCGTTCGAGAGGTTCTCGGGGATGCCGGCCCGTGA